The Equus caballus isolate H_3958 breed thoroughbred chromosome 4, TB-T2T, whole genome shotgun sequence genome includes the window AACGGggggaagaggaaaatggaagTGGAGGCAGAAGAGGGACAGGATAAGAGGGTCAGAGGGGAGGTTGGACACAGAGTTCAGCAAAAGGCGGCGGACGCGtcagagcaagagaaagaaaatcagccTAAGAGCCCGGGGGAGGGGACGCAGGCCGGGTAGAGACGCGGAATCCCGTCCCAGCAAAGTCGCCCCGCGCGCCAGCGCCCGCGCCCGCCTTCCCCGAGTCCCTGCCCTCCCGGGAACCGTGCGTCCGGGACCATCAGAGCGCGACCGGCAGCGCCCCCGCGCGGTCCCGTGCCGCTGCAGGGAGTCCCCGGCCACCGGACTGGGTCGGGCACGTTCCTCCTCCTCCGTCTCTTTTCTAAACCGCTCCAACTGAGATGTTTCCACAACAAGCACTTGGGTCGTGTCACGCAGGCTCTGCAGAGTGCGCCCGGGGCCGGACCGCGACCGGCCGGGCTCCAGTCTGAGGTTCGTCTCCTCCTCCTGCAGGTGGAGTTGGTGCCTGACCGAGACCCGGACAACGACGGAACCAAGATCAGTGTGAGTATCACAGCGACAGGCGACAGGGGGCGCGGGCCTCGTCAGCTGCCAGGCAGGCCCAGGTGAAAATCAGTTAACACGAATCTGAggtttttaaaagccttttcaTGTGGTCCCTAAAAAGGCAATTTCGCAAGTGCAGGCGAGGGCcggttttcctttcttcttcactggTTACATGAAACTTGAGGCAGATTTGgagttgataaaataaaattacttattttaatcACGTAAATATTTAAACAGTTACTAGAGAATCATTTTGCCACCCAAAGCGGTGTGtgacacttttttttcttgctctttttaaCAGTTACATAACTGTAAAAGCAAGGGGCTGCAATATAGAAAGAATTATCCTTTAATAGGAAGTAAAACACTAACATATGAAAATCTTCCTAGGCAGATTAGGCAGAAAACATTTAAAGCATCCAACAGGATgttgaaaatgtaatgaaaacaaCTCAGTTTTCAACGTCATTCATAATGCATGCAATGTATTTCTAATACCAATGTTcaaaatcatataaatataaaaccaatagccaatataaatataaaaacataattgGAGGAGGTTAACCTATTGAAAATAAGAGAGGTGGGTTTCTACTCTACTGGTTATTACTTTTTACAATGTGtgtgaaattagaaaaaagaagaaaatcttgcgtCTTTACTATACCTCAAAGGGAGCCACATAGAAGCACTTTATATTAATAGAACTGGTTGACTTGTTGATAAGTAGTAAACAAGTTTCCATTACTAGAAATGAAATAGTTATATAATAAGAAAGGAGAAGACCTACTAAgtataaatgtattatatataatatagaaacacacatgtatatgtCTTAGGAATCTAAAAATCCAGTGAcgcatttaaaaaggaaatttattctgAAGCTTTTAAAATAGGGTAAAGCGGTGTAAGATTGGAGTTACATCATAACTAAAAGTGTAAATATATATTGTAACTAATAGAATCAAATTCTGTAATCTAAATGTATAATCtcaacatgaaagaaaatatcaaatgaaAGCAAGATATAAACCAGAAACTCAAATTTATATTCATAAACTCATtgacattttagaacatttcaattCAATTATTCTTATGTCACAGAAACTTGCTTTCAGACAGGGTTAGAAAAGCTTGTTGGTAAGATCAATAGtttacaattttttcttaaatatttcacttttcatacacacatataattgGATAGATTGTTTATTGACTATTTGTCTTTGACCTTTCACCCATGCCCACATCCTCCAAAGACCAGCAGTGAAATAGCCTCACACATGCTGACCTAGAGAAGCAGTCAGGTAGATAATCATGCACACAGCTGCTGACAGTACTATCTAGGCCAATAGTTCATAAAATGTAGTGGATTGGAAAGAGTTCTAGATACAAACTGAGGTAGAAAGTCATTTGTTCCCAGTTTacctactgtgtgaccttgaacataAGTCCTAAACAGGCAGTTGTTGACTTAGAATTTCCAGGAGACCTTGTATAAAATACTGATATGGGCTTCATGCCCCAGAGATCTAGACTTAATGTCTCGGCTTTAACCAAGTGAGAACATTTTCTAAGAGCTCCTcagatgattctaatatgcagtgTTAAGAATCACCAGCCCAGGGGCCAGcttggtgacatagtggttaaatttgcatgctctgcttcattAGCCCGGGGTCcacaggttcagttcccggtgcagacctacacgctattcatcaagccatgcttgtggcagcatcccacatacgaaatagaagaagattggcacagatgttggctcagcaacaatcttcctcaaacaaaaagaggaagattggcaacagatgttagctcaagagcagtcttcctcaccaaaaaaaaaaaaaaagaaagaatcaccAACCCAAACCTCCTAGGCCTCAGTTTactgtaaaatgggatcataaTAATATAAGTACTCTGACTACCTCAAACTTTATTAGGAGACTCAACtaagaatatatttgaaattattaatttccattatttttatactattagtatatttatatgtaatttttcatacacataaatatatacttatggTTATGGTTAAAATGTTGGAATCTATTTGTATACATGGCTCTATATGTAAAAACAGATGAACACTTGCCACGTTTTCTTAATTATTTACCGCCATTTGAAAGTGTAATGGCCGGTAGCAGAGTAACTTTTGGccttcttcacttcttttctctATATTTCAAAATCACCCAGATCTTTAATTCCTGAATGACTTATGCAACCCATCATCCTGTCAATCATggataatatataatatatatcaaatCTAGCTGTTCTGATAAAGATGCTTATGGATATGTATAcaacatattatataaaattttatgttatacataatcttatatgttaaatataaatattatccTGCTATTAATCTggcataaaaattattagaagaaatataatttcagttttgaaaatcaAACCAGTGTTTAATTAACGGTGTCTCAAGTTCCAGTAGCATAAAGACCCTGGAATGTCAGGGGTGTGTACTCTGGGCTGTGCGACTTCAGGTGGTAGTGGTCTGTACCCTGAGCCATGGCCCCCATGACTGCAGGTCAGATCACACCAAGTCAATGCAGTCAGTACCTTAGGAGTCATCCCAATGTGGGGATAAAAGCACGTTCTCACCTAAGCTCTATCGTAgccaacaaaatatttttgtgattgcTCAGAGTCGTAGCTGCAACATAGAGAAGAAGCTATATAACTATACATTCGACCCCATTAGGTTCCTGTGTCATTCGGCTGAGCTAACCAGGAGAGGCCAGTCCCATGactggaaagtggcagagctgctgCCAGAACGTGGGAAACGGGGGTCACAGGCTAGGCTAATGGAATGGGCACTGGCTGGATTGAACCATGATCTTGGGAATCCAGTTATTCATAGACTAGAATACATAAGATCTTCAGATTTGactgctaagaaaataaaaagctctCTCACTGTGGCTATGAGGCCATTAAGACCCTTTAATTTGCCAACATTAGCAAACACAAGACAATGTATGAGAACAAAATCATTTGATGTAGCCCTGTATTTTTTAACTGCAATTTTTCAGACAGTGAAAGTCCAAGGCAATGACATCTCTCACAAGCTTCAGATTTCCAAAGTGAGGAAAAAGGATGAAGGCTTATATGAGTGCAGGGTGACCGATGCCAATTACGGAGAGCTTCAGGAACACAAGGCCCAGGCCTACCTGAAAGTCAACGCCAACAGCCATGCTCGGAGGATGCAGGCCTTTGAAGCCTCGCCCATGTGGCTGCAAGATATGAAGCCTCGCAAGAATGTCTCTGTGGCCATTCCCAGCAGCATCCACAGCTCTGTCAACCAGCAGATGcgccccacctccagccctcaAGCGGTAGCCAAAATACCCAAACAAAGTCCACAATCAGGTATGGAAACCCATTTTGAGCTTTTCATTTTACCACTCACAACCCCTCCACAGGAAGATCAGTCAAGTAGAGTAGACAGATGTATGtatgatgttttttaaaaatggagaccTAGTTCAGTTGAAGTAAGAATAAGACAGGAGACATGGAGCCTGAGGCTGGCTTCACAGAGGATGTGAATTGGCCTGTTAGTGGCTGGCAGTGCTTCATGTCCAGAGGATCTAAGAgctggactttttcttttttcttcttctgtatttACACATTATAAGAACAGTAAATCATGTGACGTTGGTTGCATTATAAAATTCATGTTCATTTTCTCTGCAGATTTATGTATTGAGAATGACCCAAATTAAGCAACTTTCACTTaatcaaaatgtaaatgaaagagaaacaccACATTTTCAGCCACCCATAGCTTTAGGCAGGACTGTTCTCCAAGGGCTTTTGATTTAGAAGGAGAAACTTCAGCTGCCTGTGAGGaaagtgatgatgataatgggaGGAAGTGAGGGGGGATAAAAGGCAATAAGTAGTGGAGAGATAAGGCAACTCCTGTAAATGTGCCTTTGATGCTG containing:
- the VSTM2A gene encoding V-set and transmembrane domain-containing protein 2A isoform X3 — protein: MMGIVLAYVGFVFFSVLYVQQGLSSQAKFTEFPRNVTATEGQNVEMSCAFQSGSASVYLEIQWWFLRGPEDLEPGAEVAGAQVELVPDRDPDNDGTKISTVKVQGNDISHKLQISKVRKKDEGLYECRVTDANYGELQEHKAQAYLKVNANSHARRMQAFEASPMWLQDMKPRKNVSVAIPSSIHSSVNQQMRPTSSPQAVAKIPKQSPQSVHAKTFMSTRAKLAS
- the VSTM2A gene encoding V-set and transmembrane domain-containing protein 2A isoform X2 — its product is MMGIVLAYVGFVFFSVLYVQQGLSSQAKFTEFPRNVTATEGQNVEMSCAFQSGSASVYLEIQWWFLRGPEDLEPGAEVAGAQVELVPDRDPDNDGTKISTVKVQGNDISHKLQISKVRKKDEGLYECRVTDANYGELQEHKAQAYLKVNANSHARRMQAFEASPMWLQDMKPRKNVSVAIPSSIHSSVNQQMRPTSSPQAVAKIPKQSPQSGARIATSHGLSVLLLVCGFVKGALL
- the VSTM2A gene encoding V-set and transmembrane domain-containing protein 2A isoform X1, whose protein sequence is MMGIVLAYVGFVFFSVLYVQQGLSSQAKFTEFPRNVTATEGQNVEMSCAFQSGSASVYLEIQWWFLRGPEDLEPGAEVAGAQVELVPDRDPDNDGTKISTVKVQGNDISHKLQISKVRKKDEGLYECRVTDANYGELQEHKAQAYLKVNANSHARRMQAFEASPMWLQDMKPRKNVSVAIPSSIHSSVNQQMRPTSSPQAVAKIPKQSPQSAKSKSPVKSTERTAKLTLNSKHHSAPTVL